The following coding sequences lie in one Lolium perenne isolate Kyuss_39 chromosome 2, Kyuss_2.0, whole genome shotgun sequence genomic window:
- the LOC127335060 gene encoding uncharacterized protein, giving the protein MGSLAAGGGVGARRPRFLCLHGFRTSGEIMRKQVVGKWPDEVTARLDLVFPDAPFPAEGKSDVDGIFDPPYYEWFQFDKGFTEYRNLDKCFDYIEELMIKEGPFDGLMGFSQGSVLSAALVGLQQQGLALTRVPKIKFLMIISGARFRSQTVSEQPYANKIKIPSLHFLGDNDFLKNDGEKLIQSFVDPFIIRHPKGHTVPRLVDEKSLEVMSCFLDKMEKEISGHSSTKAEAPADVDEKEICI; this is encoded by the exons ATGGGCAGCCTCGCTGCCGGCGGCGGGGTGGGCGCCAGGCGGCCGAGGTTCCTGTGCCTGCACGGCTTCAGGACCAGCGGCGAGATCATGCGGAAGCAGGTGGTGGGGAAGTGGCCCGACGAGGTCACCGCGCGCCTCGACCTCGTCTTCCCCGACGCGCCCTTCCCCGCCGAGGGAAAGTCCGACGTCGACGGCATCTTCGACCCGCCCTACTACGAGTGGTTCCAGTTCGACAAG GGCTTCACGGAGTACAGGAATCTAGACAAATGCTTCGATTACATCGAGGAGCTCATGATCAAAGAAGGGCCCTTCGATGGGCTCATGGGTTTCTCCCAG GGTTCGGTTCTATCTGCTGCGCTTGTCGGGCTCCAGCAACAA GGATTGGCCCTGACTAGAGTTCCCAAGATCAAGTTCCTCATGATCATAAGCGGCGCCCGATTCCGCTCACAGACTGTGTCCGAACAGCCCTACGCCAACAAGATCAAAATCCCCTCGCTGCACTTCCTCG GTGACAATGACTTCCTTAAAAACGATGGTGAAAAGCTCATACAGTCGTTTGTGGATCCCTTCATCATACGGCACCCAAAGGGACACACGGTCCCAAGGCTTGTTG ATGAGAAAAGTCTGGAAGTTATGTCATGTTTCCTTGACAAGATGGAAAAGGAGATATCTGGACATTCATCCACAAAGGCCGAAGCACCCGCTGATGTTGACGAAAAAGAAATCTGCATCTGA
- the LOC127335058 gene encoding uncharacterized protein, whose amino-acid sequence MGSLGAGGGGVVARRPRFLCLHGFRTSGEIMRKQVVGKWPAEVTARLDLVFPDAPFPAEGKSDVDGIFDPPYYEWFQFDKGFTEYRNLDKCFDFIEELMIKEGPFDGLMGFSQGSILSAALVGLQQQGLALTRVPKIKYLIIIGGARFRGSHTIAEKPYANKIKIPSLHFLGDNDFLKDGGEKLIESFVDPFIIRHPKGHTVPRLVDEESLKVMTRFLDKMEKEISEHSSTEAQEPADVDEKEMCI is encoded by the exons ATGGGCAGCCTCGGCGCCGGCGGCGGAGGGGTGGTCGCCAGGCGGCCGAGGTTCCTGTGCCTGCACGGGTTCCGGACCAGCGGCGAGATCATGCGGAAGCAGGTGGTGGGGAAGTGGCCCGCCGAGGTCACCGCGCGCCTCGACCTCGTCTTCCCCGACGCGCCCTTCCCCGCCGAGGGCAAGTCCGACGTTGACGGCATCTTCGACCCGCCCTACTACGAGTGGTTCCAGTTCGACAAG GGCTTCACGGAGTACAGGAATTTGGACAaatgcttcgacttcatcgaggaGCTGATGATCAAGGAAGGGCCCTTCGATGGACTCATGGGTTTCTCCCAG GGTTCGATTCTGTCTGCTGCGCTCGTGGGGCTCCAACAACAA GGACTGGCGCTGACTAGAGTTCCCAAGATCAAGTACCTCATAATCATAGGCGGCGCCCGGTTCCGCGGCTCACACACAATTGCCGAGAAGCCGTACGCCAACAAGATCAAAATCCCCTCGCTGCACTTCCTTG GTGACAATGACTTCCTTAAAGACGGTGGTGAAAAGCTCATAGAGTCATTTGTGGATCCCTTCATAATACGGCACCCAAAGGGCCACACGGTTCCAAGGCTTGTTG ATGAGGAAAGTCTCAAGGTGATGACCCGTTTCCTTGACAAGATGGAAAAGGAGATATCTGAACATTCATCCACCGAGGCCCAAGAACCCGCTGATGTTGACGAAAAAGAAATGTGCATCTGA
- the LOC127335057 gene encoding uncharacterized protein, whose amino-acid sequence MAAAAQLHHPITFNSTSNARHLPTSAPSLSRRRPRQPRVASCQPRRLLALSGGEEDDVGATRQRPAPRFLCLHGFRTSGEIMRRQVEDRWPAEVTSRLDLAFADAPFPAAGESPVRGVFDPPYYEWCQFVGEDFLRCSNFDECVANIEELMVREGPFDGLFGFSQGALLSAALVGLQEQGLALSRVPMLKYIIVISGGRIRSPASAARAYHNKIKCTSLHFIGDNDFTKTHGEELADSFVDPLVIRHPAGHTVPRLDEKGLQAVLNYLDKVEGELLAWHNSIGVDNNSAS is encoded by the exons ATGGCCGCCGCAGCTCAACTACACCATCCCATCACCTTCAATTCGACGAGCAACGCTCGCCACCTACCGACCTCCGCCCCGTCGCTCTCGCGCCGTCGCCCTCGACAGCCGCGTGTCGCTAGCTGCCAGCCCCGGCGGCTTCTAGCGCTCAGCGGCGGGGAGGAGGACGACgtcggggcgacgaggcagcggcCGGCGCCGCGGTTCCTGTGCCTGCACGGGTTCCGCACCAGCGGGGAGATCATGCGGAGGCAGGTGGAGGACAGGTGGCCCGCCGAGGTCACCTCCCGCCTGGACCTCGCCTTCGCCGACGCgcccttccccgccgccggcgagTCCCCGGTGCGCGGCGTCTTCGACCCGCCCTACTACGAGTGGTGCCAGTTCGTCGGCGAG GATTTCCTCAGGTGCAGCAACTTCGACGAGTGCGTGGCCAACATCGAGGAGCTGATGGTCAGAGAAGGGCCGTTCGACGGATTGTTCGGTTTCTCTCAG GGCGCTCTCCTCTCAGCAGCCCTTGTTGGGCTCCAGGAACAA GGGCTGGCCTTGAGCAGAGTTCCTATGCTGAAGTACATCATAGTTATATCCGGAGGGAGGATTCGGTCGCCGGCATCGGCGGCGAGGGCGTACCACAACAAGATCAAGTGCACTTCGCTTCACTTCATTG GCGACAATGACTTTACGAAAACACACGGCGAGGAGCTGGCAGACTCATTCGTGGATCCACTTGTTATACGTCACCCGGCCGGCCACACCGTTCCCAGACTTG ACGAGAAGGGTCTCCAAGCGGTGCTCAACTACCTTGACAAGGTCGAAGGGGAGCTGTTGGCGTGGCATAATTCAATTGGTGTCGATAACAACTCTGCTTCATAA